From the Burkholderia ubonensis genome, one window contains:
- the gspD gene encoding type II secretion system secretin GspD, translating into MTRNRFVMRRVAATLMVAGIIVAQAAHAQVTLNFVNADIDQVAKAIGAATGKTIIVDPRVKGQLNLVAERPVPEDQALKTLQSALRMQGFALVQDHGVLKVVPEADAKLQGVPTYVGNSPQARGDQVVTQVFELRNESANNLLPVLRPLISPNNTVTAYPANNTIVVTDYADNVRRIAQIIAGVDSAAGAQVLVVPLKNANAIDLAAQLQKMLDPGAIGNSDATLKVSVIADPRTNSLMLRASSASRLAAAKRLVQQLDAPSGVPGNMHVVPLKNAEATKLAKTLRGMLGKGGGETGASATSNEASAFNQGGSSAAGSFSTGTAGTPPLPSGGLGGTSSSSYGGGSSQGGGLGTGGLLGGEKEKGEENQPGGMIQADAATNSLIITAPDPVYRNLRAVIDQLDARRAQVYIEALVVELQATTSGNLGIQWQVANNALFAGTNLPSGASISGAGLGNSIIDLTGRAATSPLTAVGALTPGLNIGWLRNMFGVQGLGALLQYFAGSSDANVLSTPNLITLDNEEAKIVVGQNVPIPTGSYSNLTSGTGGNAFNTYDRRDVGLTLHVKPQITDGGILKMQLYTEDSSVVQSTVSTSANSPGPTFNKRSIQSTVLADNGEIIVLGGLMQDNYNTSNSKVPLLGDIPWIGQLFRSESKSRQKTNLMVFLRPVIINDRETAQAVTANRYDYIQGVTGAYKSDNNIIKDKDDPVVPPMPLGPSQGGSPAMNLFDLDKMRRQQMQRQVAPVPAQPLPEQTPVQPQSVPQQTVPQQPLSATPGASQ; encoded by the coding sequence ATGACAAGAAATCGCTTCGTTATGCGGCGCGTCGCTGCGACCCTGATGGTCGCCGGCATCATCGTCGCGCAGGCCGCCCACGCTCAGGTCACGCTCAACTTCGTGAACGCGGATATCGATCAGGTTGCCAAGGCGATCGGCGCCGCGACCGGCAAGACGATCATCGTCGATCCGCGCGTGAAGGGGCAGCTCAACCTCGTCGCCGAACGTCCGGTGCCGGAAGACCAGGCGCTGAAGACGCTGCAGTCCGCGCTGCGCATGCAGGGCTTCGCGCTCGTGCAGGATCACGGCGTGCTGAAGGTCGTGCCCGAGGCCGACGCCAAGCTGCAGGGCGTGCCGACCTACGTCGGCAACTCGCCGCAGGCGCGCGGCGACCAGGTCGTCACGCAGGTATTCGAACTGCGTAACGAATCGGCGAACAACCTGCTGCCGGTGCTGCGGCCGCTGATCTCGCCGAACAACACGGTCACCGCCTATCCGGCCAACAACACGATCGTCGTCACCGACTATGCGGACAACGTGCGCCGCATCGCGCAGATCATTGCGGGCGTCGACAGCGCCGCCGGTGCGCAGGTACTGGTCGTGCCGCTCAAGAATGCGAACGCGATCGATCTGGCCGCGCAGTTGCAGAAGATGCTCGACCCCGGCGCGATCGGCAACAGCGACGCGACGCTCAAGGTGTCGGTCATCGCCGACCCGCGCACCAATTCGCTGATGCTGCGCGCGTCGAGCGCGTCGCGCCTCGCGGCCGCGAAGCGGCTCGTGCAGCAGCTCGACGCGCCGAGCGGCGTGCCCGGCAACATGCACGTCGTGCCGCTGAAGAACGCCGAGGCAACGAAGCTCGCGAAGACGCTGCGCGGGATGCTCGGCAAGGGCGGCGGCGAAACCGGCGCGTCGGCGACGTCGAACGAAGCGAGCGCGTTCAACCAGGGCGGCTCGTCGGCGGCCGGCAGCTTCTCGACCGGCACCGCGGGCACCCCGCCGCTGCCGTCGGGCGGCCTCGGCGGTACGTCGTCTTCGTCGTACGGCGGCGGCTCGTCGCAAGGCGGGGGCCTCGGCACCGGCGGCCTCCTGGGCGGCGAGAAGGAAAAGGGCGAAGAAAACCAGCCGGGCGGGATGATCCAGGCCGACGCGGCGACGAACTCGCTGATCATCACGGCGCCCGACCCCGTCTACCGGAACCTGCGCGCGGTGATCGACCAGCTCGACGCGCGGCGCGCGCAGGTCTACATCGAGGCGCTCGTCGTCGAGCTGCAGGCGACGACGTCCGGCAACCTGGGGATTCAGTGGCAGGTGGCGAACAACGCACTCTTTGCGGGCACGAACCTGCCGAGCGGAGCATCGATAAGCGGCGCGGGGCTCGGCAACAGCATCATCGATCTGACCGGCAGGGCCGCGACGTCGCCGCTCACTGCGGTCGGCGCGCTCACGCCGGGCCTGAACATCGGCTGGCTGCGCAATATGTTCGGCGTCCAGGGGCTCGGCGCGCTGTTGCAGTACTTCGCCGGCTCGAGCGACGCGAACGTGCTGTCGACGCCGAACCTCATCACGCTCGACAACGAAGAAGCGAAGATCGTCGTCGGCCAGAACGTGCCGATCCCGACAGGTTCGTACTCGAACCTGACGAGCGGCACGGGGGGCAATGCGTTCAACACGTACGACCGCCGCGACGTCGGCCTCACGCTGCACGTGAAGCCGCAGATCACCGATGGCGGCATCCTGAAGATGCAGCTCTACACGGAAGATTCGTCGGTGGTTCAGTCGACCGTTTCGACGTCGGCCAATAGTCCCGGGCCGACGTTCAACAAGCGCTCGATCCAGTCGACCGTGCTCGCGGACAACGGCGAGATCATCGTGCTCGGCGGCCTGATGCAGGACAACTACAACACGTCGAACAGCAAGGTGCCGCTGCTGGGCGACATCCCGTGGATCGGCCAGTTGTTCCGTTCGGAGTCGAAGTCCCGCCAGAAGACCAACCTGATGGTGTTCCTGCGCCCGGTGATCATCAACGACCGCGAGACCGCGCAGGCCGTCACCGCGAACCGCTACGACTACATCCAGGGCGTGACGGGCGCGTACAAGTCGGACAACAACATCATCAAGGACAAGGACGACCCGGTCGTGCCGCCGATGCCGCTCGGCCCGAGCCAGGGCGGTTCGCCCGCGATGAACCTGTTCGACCTCGACAAGATGCGCCGCCAGCAGATGCAGCGTCAGGTCGCGCCGGTCCCGGCCCAGCCGCTGCCGGAGCAGACGCCCGTGCAGCCGCAAAGCGTGCCGCAGCAGACGGTGCCGCAGCAACCGTTGAGCGCCACGCCGGGAGCCTCGCAGTGA
- a CDS encoding lytic transglycosylase domain-containing protein — MNRRFASIALIAAGAWLASGNARADCFDEAAKYQQVNPLILRAIAWQESRNRPDARNKNANGSTDYGLMQINSIHLPVLSRYGIGRDTLMEPCKNVYIAAWHLRQKMNRYGNTWQAVGAYHSETPSLRDKYAKQIAGILTQWKLLPPQP; from the coding sequence ATGAACAGACGGTTCGCTTCGATCGCGCTGATCGCCGCCGGCGCATGGCTCGCCAGCGGCAACGCTCGCGCCGACTGTTTCGACGAAGCGGCCAAATACCAGCAGGTCAATCCGCTGATCCTGCGCGCGATCGCGTGGCAGGAATCGCGCAACCGGCCGGACGCGAGGAACAAGAATGCGAACGGCTCGACCGACTACGGGCTGATGCAGATCAATTCGATCCATCTGCCGGTGCTGTCGCGCTACGGGATCGGCCGCGACACGCTGATGGAGCCGTGCAAGAACGTCTATATTGCGGCGTGGCACCTGCGCCAGAAGATGAACCGGTACGGCAACACATGGCAGGCGGTCGGCGCCTATCACTCGGAAACGCCGTCGCTGCGCGACAAGTACGCGAAGCAGATCGCCGGCATCCTCACGCAATGGAAATTGCTGCCGCCGCAGCCGTGA
- the gspE gene encoding type II secretion system ATPase GspE produces the protein MPASTHEGAPGERPPPSPLAARLLPYGFAKSGQVLIAHQHEDTLEVWISDRTSDAALAEIARNFGSISVLRLPADELAHAINQAYARQDGSAAQVVGEVEGEVDLSRLMQDIPEVEDLLESEDDAPIIRMINALLTQAAREQASDIHIEPFENASVVRFRVDGTLRDVVRPKKALHGALISRIKIMAQLDIAEKRLPQDGRITLRVGGRPVDVRVSTLPTGHGERAVLRLLEKDAQRLNLEALGMGRDTLTQFDKLIARPHGIVLVTGPTGSGKTTTLYASMSRLETATTNIMTVEDPIEYDLSGIGQTQVNERIGMTFARALRSILRQDPDVIMIGEIRDLETAQIAVQASLTGHLVLATLHTNDAASAVTRLTDMGVEPYLLASSLLGVLAQRLVRQLCPVCKEERHEEGRTVWHPVGCDKCGHSGYAGRRGVYELLIVDESIRTLIHRNAADAEILATGRAQGMRTLRDDAERWLAAGATSLEEVLRVTGGA, from the coding sequence GTGCCCGCCTCCACCCACGAAGGCGCGCCGGGCGAACGCCCGCCGCCGTCGCCGCTCGCCGCGCGGCTGTTGCCGTACGGCTTCGCGAAGAGCGGCCAGGTGCTGATCGCGCATCAGCACGAGGACACGCTCGAAGTGTGGATCAGCGACCGCACGAGCGACGCGGCGCTCGCGGAGATCGCGCGCAACTTCGGCTCGATCTCGGTGCTGCGCCTGCCGGCCGACGAACTCGCGCACGCGATCAACCAGGCTTACGCGCGCCAGGACGGCAGCGCCGCGCAGGTGGTCGGCGAGGTCGAGGGTGAAGTCGACCTGTCGCGGCTGATGCAGGACATCCCCGAAGTCGAGGACTTGCTCGAATCGGAAGACGACGCGCCGATCATCCGGATGATCAACGCGCTGCTCACGCAAGCGGCGCGCGAGCAGGCGTCGGACATCCACATCGAGCCGTTCGAGAACGCGTCGGTCGTGCGCTTTCGCGTCGACGGCACGCTGCGCGACGTCGTGCGGCCGAAGAAGGCGCTGCACGGCGCGCTGATCTCGCGGATCAAGATCATGGCGCAGCTCGACATCGCCGAGAAGCGCCTGCCGCAGGACGGCCGGATCACGCTGCGGGTCGGCGGCCGGCCGGTCGACGTGCGGGTGTCGACGCTGCCGACCGGGCACGGCGAGCGCGCGGTGCTGCGTCTGCTCGAGAAGGACGCGCAGCGCCTGAACCTCGAAGCGCTCGGGATGGGCCGCGACACGCTCACGCAGTTCGACAAGCTGATCGCGCGCCCGCACGGCATCGTGCTCGTCACGGGCCCGACGGGCTCGGGCAAGACGACGACGCTGTACGCGTCGATGTCGCGGCTCGAAACCGCGACGACCAACATCATGACGGTCGAGGACCCGATCGAATACGACCTGTCCGGCATCGGCCAGACGCAGGTGAACGAGCGGATCGGGATGACCTTCGCCCGCGCGCTGCGCTCGATCCTGCGGCAGGACCCGGACGTGATCATGATCGGCGAAATCCGCGACCTCGAAACCGCGCAGATCGCGGTGCAGGCGTCGCTGACGGGCCACCTCGTGCTCGCGACGCTGCACACGAACGATGCGGCGTCGGCGGTCACGCGCCTGACCGACATGGGCGTCGAGCCGTATCTGCTCGCGTCGTCGCTGCTCGGCGTGCTCGCGCAGCGGCTCGTGCGGCAGCTCTGCCCGGTCTGCAAGGAAGAGCGGCACGAGGAAGGCCGCACGGTGTGGCATCCGGTCGGCTGCGACAAGTGCGGGCATTCGGGCTATGCGGGCCGGCGCGGCGTATACGAACTGCTGATCGTCGACGAGTCGATTCGCACGCTGATCCACCGCAACGCGGCCGACGCGGAGATTCTCGCGACGGGCCGCGCGCAAGGGATGCGCACGCTGCGCGACGACGCCGAGCGCTGGCTCGCGGCGGGCGCGACGTCGCTCGAGGAAGTGTTGCGCGTGACGGGAGGCGCATAG
- the mnmC gene encoding bifunctional tRNA (5-methylaminomethyl-2-thiouridine)(34)-methyltransferase MnmD/FAD-dependent 5-carboxymethylaminomethyl-2-thiouridine(34) oxidoreductase MnmC, with amino-acid sequence MPDRLVPATIAFSDDGTLVSPAYGDVYHSAAGALAQANYVFVAGNGLPARWQGRRTFTIVETGFGAGGNFLATWAAWRDDPARCERLHFVSVEKHPFTRDDLRRALSHIVAGTTLSEQAALLADAWPPAVPGFHRLEFDGGRVVLTLVFGDALAMLPKLAVRADAFYLDGFAPSKNPDLWSVDLFRALARLAGDGATFATYSSSGAVKHALAEASFAYRKVDGFAGKRAMLVGEFAPRWQMRRHEPPRALPVDTRRAIVIGAGLAGCAVVERLAARGWDVTLIERRERIAGEASGNPAGVFHPLMTRDDNVASRLTRSGFLHALARWRALERAGHGFGRSTRGMIQLAESADDFERMRAAFDALGAPADHVTLLDADAARAHLNLPVAHGGLLFPHGGAVWPAGLCAAQVAAAGERVTLRTGTEVAGLERDGDTWRALDAAGRTIAQAPAVVLANAGDAVRLAGLRHVALQPVRGQLTLLPPGSAAPLDCPVIGDGYAVPLDDGTLLIGATFEPDDVDPEIRDAGHLENLARIRHLLPGLVGDVPDVDTLRGRVAFRWVVADRVPLIGPLADEAQALAHAKALSGAKARDLPRTGGLYGAFGYGSRGLVWAALGAELIASQLEGEPWPLERELVDAVDPARFLIRALRGRKLG; translated from the coding sequence ATGCCAGACCGACTCGTTCCCGCCACGATCGCGTTCAGCGACGACGGCACCCTCGTCTCGCCCGCCTACGGCGACGTCTATCACAGCGCCGCCGGCGCGCTCGCGCAGGCGAACTACGTGTTTGTCGCAGGCAACGGCCTGCCCGCGCGCTGGCAGGGCAGGCGCACGTTCACGATCGTCGAGACCGGCTTCGGCGCCGGCGGCAACTTCCTCGCGACCTGGGCCGCGTGGCGCGACGATCCCGCGCGCTGCGAGCGGCTCCACTTCGTGTCGGTCGAGAAGCATCCGTTCACGCGCGACGACCTGCGTCGAGCACTTTCCCACATCGTTGCGGGCACAACTTTGTCGGAGCAGGCGGCGCTGCTTGCCGATGCGTGGCCGCCGGCCGTGCCCGGTTTTCATCGGCTCGAATTCGACGGCGGACGCGTCGTGCTCACGCTCGTGTTCGGCGATGCGCTCGCGATGCTGCCGAAGCTCGCGGTGCGCGCCGACGCGTTTTATCTGGATGGCTTCGCGCCGTCGAAAAACCCGGACCTGTGGTCGGTCGACCTGTTTCGCGCGCTCGCGCGCCTCGCCGGCGACGGCGCGACATTCGCGACGTATTCGAGTTCGGGCGCCGTGAAGCACGCGCTCGCGGAAGCGAGCTTCGCGTATCGCAAGGTCGACGGCTTCGCCGGCAAGCGCGCGATGCTGGTCGGCGAATTCGCGCCGCGCTGGCAGATGCGCCGTCACGAGCCGCCGCGTGCGCTGCCGGTCGACACGCGCCGCGCGATCGTGATCGGCGCGGGCCTCGCGGGCTGCGCCGTGGTCGAGCGGCTCGCCGCGCGCGGCTGGGACGTCACGCTGATCGAGCGGCGCGAACGCATCGCGGGCGAAGCATCGGGCAATCCCGCCGGCGTGTTCCATCCGCTGATGACGCGCGACGACAACGTCGCGAGCCGGCTCACGCGCAGCGGCTTCCTCCACGCGCTCGCACGCTGGCGCGCGCTCGAACGTGCGGGCCACGGGTTCGGGCGCAGCACGCGCGGGATGATCCAGCTCGCGGAATCGGCCGACGATTTCGAGCGGATGCGCGCGGCCTTCGACGCGCTCGGCGCACCGGCCGACCATGTCACGCTGCTCGATGCCGACGCCGCGCGCGCGCATCTGAATCTGCCGGTCGCGCACGGTGGCCTGCTGTTTCCGCACGGCGGCGCCGTATGGCCGGCCGGGCTCTGCGCCGCCCAGGTCGCCGCGGCCGGCGAACGCGTGACGCTGCGCACCGGCACCGAAGTCGCGGGGCTCGAACGCGATGGCGACACGTGGCGCGCGCTCGACGCCGCCGGCCGGACGATCGCGCAAGCGCCGGCCGTCGTGCTCGCCAACGCCGGCGATGCGGTGCGGCTTGCCGGCTTGCGGCACGTCGCGCTGCAGCCGGTGCGCGGGCAGCTCACGCTGCTGCCGCCGGGCAGCGCGGCGCCGCTCGACTGCCCGGTGATCGGCGACGGCTATGCGGTGCCGCTCGACGACGGCACGCTGCTGATCGGCGCGACGTTCGAACCCGACGACGTCGATCCTGAGATTCGCGACGCCGGCCACCTCGAAAACCTCGCGCGCATCCGGCATCTGCTGCCGGGCCTCGTCGGCGACGTGCCGGACGTCGATACGTTGCGCGGGCGCGTCGCGTTTCGCTGGGTCGTCGCCGATCGCGTGCCGCTGATCGGCCCGCTCGCGGACGAAGCGCAGGCGCTCGCCCACGCGAAGGCGCTCAGCGGTGCGAAAGCGCGCGACCTGCCGCGCACCGGGGGCCTTTACGGCGCGTTCGGCTACGGTTCGCGCGGCCTCGTCTGGGCGGCGCTCGGCGCCGAGCTGATCGCGTCGCAGCTCGAAGGCGAGCCGTGGCCGCTCGAGCGCGAGCTCGTCGATGCCGTCGACCCCGCCCGGTTCCTGATCCGCGCCCTGCGCGGGCGCAAACTCGGCTGA
- a CDS encoding MarR family winged helix-turn-helix transcriptional regulator has product MSEGVYGNQAAGRVTHSLLRLSTAMRSQAWDWAEGAGLTPTQGEILVLLLQRKGPMRLGEIARETQLTAATTSDAVSTLETKGLVEKRRALDDGRALAVRLSARGRTAAKKALQWPEFLTKAVGTLAADEQGALYRALLKTLRELQVAGATPPHRMCVTCAHFQPGKQSKKTVHHCAVFDQAMTDSDLRLDCSVHEEGDAATQKKIWKIFAA; this is encoded by the coding sequence ATGAGCGAAGGCGTTTACGGGAACCAGGCTGCGGGTCGTGTCACCCACAGTCTGCTGCGGTTGAGTACGGCCATGCGGAGCCAGGCATGGGATTGGGCGGAAGGCGCCGGCCTCACGCCGACGCAGGGCGAGATCCTCGTGCTGCTGCTGCAACGCAAGGGCCCGATGCGGCTCGGCGAGATCGCGCGCGAGACGCAACTCACCGCGGCGACGACGAGCGATGCGGTCAGCACGCTCGAGACCAAGGGGCTGGTCGAAAAGCGCCGCGCGCTGGACGACGGCCGCGCGCTCGCGGTGCGGCTCTCCGCCCGCGGCCGCACCGCGGCGAAGAAGGCGCTGCAGTGGCCCGAGTTCCTGACCAAGGCGGTCGGCACGCTCGCCGCGGACGAGCAGGGCGCGCTGTACCGCGCGCTGCTGAAGACGCTGCGCGAGCTGCAGGTGGCCGGCGCGACGCCGCCGCACCGGATGTGCGTGACGTGCGCGCACTTCCAGCCGGGCAAGCAGTCGAAGAAGACCGTGCACCACTGCGCCGTGTTCGACCAGGCGATGACCGACAGCGACCTGCGCCTCGATTGTTCGGTACACGAAGAAGGTGACGCGGCGACGCAAAAGAAGATCTGGAAGATTTTCGCGGCCTGA
- a CDS encoding YbdK family carboxylate-amine ligase, which translates to MSLETFVNSEPFTFGIELEIQVVNTHNYDLTKAASDLMRLIQGETFPGNITPEITESMIELSTGICHTHEQAVGELHAIRDVLVKAADQLNVGLCGGGTHAFQQWSDRQIYDAPRFQYISELYGYLAKQFTVFGQHVHIGCPDPDSALFLLHSMSRFIPHFIALSASSPFVQNVDTGFQSARLNSVFAFPLSGRAPFVLTWNGFEEYFTKMVNTGVVNSMKDFYWDIRPKPGYGTIEVRVMDTPLSVDRAAAIACYIQTLARYLLTDRPLTLSEDDYLVYTFNRFEACRFGLEGTCVNPQTGERRTIAEDILDTLDRIAPHAAELGSRAALDEIGALAQARVNDASWLRTVYKQEKSLNETVRQQCLRWRE; encoded by the coding sequence ATGTCACTCGAAACCTTCGTCAATTCCGAGCCGTTCACGTTCGGCATCGAACTGGAAATCCAGGTCGTCAACACGCACAACTACGATCTGACGAAAGCGGCGTCCGACCTGATGCGGCTGATCCAGGGCGAAACCTTCCCGGGCAACATCACGCCGGAAATCACCGAGAGCATGATCGAGCTGTCGACCGGCATCTGCCACACGCACGAGCAGGCGGTCGGCGAGCTGCATGCGATCCGCGACGTGCTCGTCAAGGCGGCCGACCAGCTCAACGTCGGGCTGTGCGGCGGCGGCACGCATGCGTTCCAGCAGTGGAGCGATCGGCAGATCTACGACGCGCCGCGCTTCCAGTACATCTCCGAGCTGTACGGCTATCTGGCGAAACAGTTCACCGTGTTCGGCCAGCACGTGCACATCGGCTGCCCGGACCCGGACAGCGCGCTGTTCCTGCTGCACTCGATGTCGCGCTTCATTCCGCATTTCATTGCGCTGTCGGCGTCGTCGCCGTTCGTGCAGAACGTCGACACCGGCTTCCAGTCCGCGCGCCTGAACTCGGTGTTCGCGTTCCCGCTGTCCGGCCGCGCGCCGTTCGTGCTGACCTGGAACGGCTTCGAGGAGTACTTCACGAAGATGGTGAACACCGGCGTCGTCAATTCGATGAAGGATTTCTACTGGGACATCCGGCCGAAGCCCGGCTACGGCACGATCGAGGTGCGCGTGATGGACACGCCGCTGTCGGTCGACCGCGCGGCGGCGATCGCGTGCTACATCCAGACGCTCGCGCGCTACCTGCTGACCGACCGGCCGCTGACGCTGTCCGAGGACGACTATCTCGTCTATACGTTCAACCGCTTCGAGGCGTGCCGGTTCGGCCTCGAAGGCACCTGCGTGAATCCTCAGACCGGCGAGCGGCGCACGATCGCCGAGGACATCCTCGACACGCTCGACCGGATTGCTCCGCATGCCGCAGAACTCGGCTCGCGCGCGGCGCTCGACGAGATCGGCGCGCTCGCGCAAGCGCGCGTGAACGACGCGTCGTGGCTGCGCACGGTCTACAAGCAGGAAAAATCGCTGAATGAGACCGTCCGCCAGCAGTGCTTACGTTGGCGCGAATGA
- a CDS encoding HU family DNA-binding protein → MNKQELIDAVAAQTGASKAQTGETLDTLLEVIKKAVSKGDAVQLIGFGSFGSGKRAARTGRNPKTGETIKIPAAKTVKFTAGKAFKDAVNKR, encoded by the coding sequence ATGAACAAACAGGAACTGATCGACGCCGTCGCCGCCCAAACGGGCGCCAGCAAGGCTCAAACCGGCGAAACGCTGGACACGCTGCTCGAAGTCATCAAGAAAGCCGTGTCGAAGGGCGATGCGGTTCAGCTGATCGGCTTCGGCAGCTTCGGTTCGGGCAAGCGCGCAGCACGTACGGGCCGCAACCCGAAGACGGGTGAAACCATCAAGATCCCGGCAGCCAAGACCGTCAAGTTCACGGCTGGCAAGGCGTTCAAGGACGCCGTCAACAAGCGTTAA
- a CDS encoding cation:proton antiporter: MKSAFSFLPNWPLAPDAVFWAGLALFAAGLCGELCYRAWRLPRITGYAVIGLVAGSFGFGVIDASTDETSRLLIDVALGLLLFELGSRLDLRWIRRNPWLIASSLAEATLTFVLVLFVLLALGVSGMVALVLSAIAVATSPSMVIQLKTELRAEGQVSQRLITLTALNSVYAVVLTKLVTSWLHQEAYGNVFATILQPVYLLSGSFIVAYVVARACNYLFRHMTATMRSEHSFVALFGLVMIAIAVAQALKLSTLLTLLLAGIIVKNLEARPQLWPEHFGTAGWLLTVVLFVLTLTSFTWGDIALGGLFAVALIVTRLAAKLAGVVAFAKPSGIGMKQGVALGIALSPMSALAYLLVDDTYQLYPNFDPHLRAIVMCSIVVLQLVGPFLVYRCLSAVGERSDSN, encoded by the coding sequence ATGAAGTCGGCGTTCTCATTCCTGCCCAATTGGCCGCTCGCGCCGGATGCCGTGTTCTGGGCCGGGCTCGCGCTGTTCGCCGCCGGCCTGTGCGGCGAGCTCTGCTATCGCGCGTGGCGGCTGCCGCGCATCACCGGCTATGCGGTGATCGGCCTCGTCGCCGGCTCGTTCGGTTTCGGCGTGATCGACGCCAGCACCGACGAAACGTCGCGCTTGCTGATCGACGTCGCGCTCGGCCTGCTGCTGTTCGAGCTCGGCAGCCGGCTCGACTTGCGCTGGATCCGCCGCAACCCGTGGCTGATCGCGTCGAGCCTCGCCGAAGCCACGCTCACGTTCGTGCTCGTGCTGTTCGTGCTGCTCGCGCTCGGCGTGTCGGGCATGGTCGCGCTGGTGCTGTCGGCGATCGCGGTCGCGACGTCGCCGTCGATGGTGATCCAGCTGAAGACCGAGCTGCGTGCGGAAGGGCAGGTGTCGCAGCGCCTGATTACGCTGACCGCGCTCAACAGCGTCTATGCAGTCGTGCTGACCAAGCTCGTGACGAGCTGGCTGCACCAGGAGGCGTACGGCAACGTGTTCGCGACGATCCTGCAGCCGGTCTACCTGCTGTCCGGCTCGTTCATCGTCGCGTACGTCGTCGCGCGCGCGTGCAATTACCTGTTCCGCCACATGACCGCGACGATGCGCAGCGAGCATTCGTTCGTCGCGCTGTTCGGGCTCGTGATGATCGCGATCGCGGTCGCGCAGGCGCTGAAGCTGTCGACGCTGCTCACGCTGCTGCTCGCCGGCATCATCGTGAAGAACCTCGAGGCGCGTCCGCAGCTCTGGCCCGAACACTTCGGCACCGCCGGCTGGCTGCTGACGGTCGTCCTGTTCGTGCTGACGCTGACCTCGTTCACGTGGGGCGACATCGCGCTCGGCGGGCTGTTCGCCGTCGCGCTGATCGTGACGCGGCTGGCCGCGAAACTGGCCGGCGTCGTCGCGTTCGCGAAGCCGAGCGGCATCGGGATGAAGCAGGGCGTCGCGCTCGGCATCGCGCTGTCGCCGATGTCCGCGCTCGCCTACCTGCTCGTCGACGATACCTATCAGCTGTACCCGAATTTCGATCCGCACCTGCGCGCGATCGTGATGTGCTCGATCGTCGTGCTGCAGCTGGTCGGCCCGTTCCTCGTCTACCGCTGCCTGTCGGCGGTCGGCGAGCGCAGCGACAGCAACTGA